A DNA window from Gigantopelta aegis isolate Gae_Host chromosome 4, Gae_host_genome, whole genome shotgun sequence contains the following coding sequences:
- the LOC121370239 gene encoding oligodendrocyte transcription factor 2-like, with the protein MSERNCGMRPDSKEDIFIDIVGESDQAAEYTPACEMEGRRSGYTMPAFSEGERHELRGKINSRERKRMHDLNSAMDSLREVMPYARGPSVRKLSKLSTLALAKNYIEMLTKSVHEMKQLIEDLYRSAGQPRTYPRPLPPHIHPTLAALAAASPTGYPYPHVQVGPTPGAHGMQCSAMSCSCAACPYTLPPPMPGAVLPPMSGGPSSMPGATLTEKLFSEAYKQMNAFQRL; encoded by the coding sequence ATGTCGGAACGAAATTGTGGTATGAGGCCGGATTCTAAAGAGGAcatttttattgacattgtTGGTGAAAGCGACCAGGCGGCTGAATACACACCTGCTTGTGAGATGGAGGGGCGGCGGTCTGGGTACACGATGCCGGCGTTTTCGGAGGGAGAGCGGCACGAGCTGAGAGGGAAGATCAACAGTCGAGAGCGGAAGCGGATGCACGACCTGAACTCGGCCATGGACTCTCTGAGGGAGGTGATGCCGTACGCCCGGGGTCCATCCGTCCGGAAGCTGTCGAAGCTGTCCACCCTGGCCCTCGCCAAGAACTACATCGAGATGCTCACCAAGTCCGTGCACGAGATGAAGCAGCTCATTGAGGACCTCTACCGGTCGGCGGGGCAACCACGCACATACCCCCGGCCACTACCGCCGCACATACACCCCACCCTGGCCGCCCTGGCCGCGGCATCTCCCACGGGATACCCATACCCTCATGTTCAGGTGGGTCCGACGCCCGGTGCTCACGGGATGCAGTGTAGTGCAATGTCGTGCTCGTGTGCGGCGTGTCCGTACACTCTACCTCCCCCCATGCCCGGTGCAGTGCTCCCCCCCATGTCTGGTGGCCCATCATCCATGCCCGGTGCGACTCTAACAGAAAAACTCTTCTCAGAAGCctataaacaaatgaatgcCTTTCAAAGACTGTGA